From Acidobacteriota bacterium:
CTGGCCGCGCTCGCCCTGGAGAGCGTGATTCTCCGGCGCAAGATCCTGGCGGAGAGCGGCGCCGTCGGCCCCGCCCGCCGCTGACGACCGCTCAGAGCAGCTCGGCGCGGTCCCCCAGGCGGACCTCCTGCCACGATTCGATGATCTTCACGGTCGACCCGCCGCCGTTCGCGCTCAGCACGACGCCCTGAGCGACCACTTTCCGCGGCAGGGTGGGTCCCGCGTCACGCCAGAACAGGATCCTGTCGCCGGCGGTCACCCCCGCCCGGCTCCCCAGGTCGATGCCGACGAGATCGCCGGTGCCGGCGACGGTGGCCTGCGGGTCGAGCGTCACGACGACCGATCCGTTCGTGGGCCCCGGCTTCGGCGTCGCCAGCTTCGCCAAGGGAACCTTCTCGATCATCGGAACGGGGGTCTCGTGGTACGGCACGAGATGGTCGCCGACCCGGATCGCGTCGCACGCGTAGACGATCTCGGCGGTGGCCGAGTTCTCCTGGACGGCGATCACGCGGAGCTTCCCGAGACGGCGGACGTAGACCGCCGCCGGTTCGCCGGTCTGCGGATGGGGCACCGGACCTGCCGAGCGGACGACGACGAATTCGGCGCCCGGCTCGATGCCGAAATCGATGCCGGCGCTGAGGAAGAGGATGTCGCCCGGCGAATTCAGCTCGCGCTCGGGTTCGTCCGAGCCGACGATGGTGAGCGGCCCCGGATCGAAGGTCTCGACGAGCTGCGGGAGGCAGACCAGCTCCTCTTCCTCGGCGGCGGCCACCAGCACCGGTCCGGCCGGCTTTTCCGGCGGGGGCGGCGGCGCCGGCACCTCGGCCTTCTCTTCGGCGGCCGGCGGCTCGGCCTCCTTCAGCCCCTCCTCCCCCACCACGCCGGGACGCGGCGGGACGACGAGGGGATCGCCCGGGTAGATCCAGTGGGAGTAGGTGATGTAGCGGTTCGCGTCCCAGATCACCGGCCAGAGGTAGTTGTCCCCGTAGAAGCGGCCGGCGAGGTCCCAGAGAGTGTCTCCCTTCTGGATGACGTAGATCTTCTCGCCTTGCGGCGGGGTGGGCGGATCGTACGGCGTCCAGTGATCCCCGACCAGCTTGAGTCCGGTCGGAGGCGGCACGTAGCCGCGGATCCGCTCCCCGTCCGCGGACGGCTGACACAGGGCCGGCGCAGCGAGCAGCGCGGCGCCGGCGAGCACCGCCGCCGGACGGACCCAGGTCTGGCGAACCAGCTTCATCGCGAGCCTCCACACCCGACGCGCCCGACGCGGCGGCGGACCGTCGGCCTCGGAGGCGAATGTAGGGCCGGCGGCGCACGCGAGGCAATGCGGCGCCTTGCCGCCCCGCCCGAGCCCGCAAAGTCTCAATCCCCGGAGGGTTGCGGGCCGTACGCGGTCAGCGCGGCGTCCCCGTAGGTCCGGGACCACAAGGGCTCCGGGGCGGGCGGCACCTCCCCCGCCCGGTGCTCGACGACCAGCAGCCCGTCCGATCCCAAAAGGCCCGACCGGAACACCGCGGCCGCCAGACGGGGCGCCGAGGGATCGCCATACGGCGGGTCGAGGAAGACGACGGCTCCCCGGTAGCGAGCCGGCTCCGGCCCCGCGAGCCAGATCGCGGCATCCGCCCGGACCACCCTGACGGCGGGCGAGCGGGGGTCCAGGCCGAGACGCCGGAGGTTCGCCTCGATCGTGCGCAACGCGGCGCGCGCCCGCTCCACGAGAAGCACCGGCTCGGCCCCCCGCGAAAGCGCCTCGAGGCCCACCGCGCCGGTGCCCGCGCAGAGGTCGACGAAGGGGCGTGCCCGGACCCGATCGCCGAGGATGTTGAACAGCGCCTCCCGCAGCGGATCGGCGGTCGGCCTCACGCCCCGCCGCGGAGGCGGCGCCAGCCGGTGGCCCCGGAACCGTCCGCCGATGATCCTCATCCGGCCGGGCGCCTTCGGCGTCCTACCGGTCCCCGCCGCGGCGCGGCGCCGGGCGCCGCGCGGCGAGGGTCACCCGAGCCTCGAGGCTCCGGGCGAGGTCGAGGACGGCGATGACGACCTCGTACGGCGCCTGCCGGTCCCCGCGCAACAGGACGCGCCGCGGTTCGGCCCGCTCGATCGCCGCACGGATCGCCGGCTCCGCCTCGCGGAACGATCGGAAGCGCCGTCCCGAGACGGCGACCTCGCCCTCGGGCCCCAGCGTGATCTCGACCGGGCCTGCCGGTGCGGGCGCCGCCGTGCCCGCGGACGGCAGCTCGACCGGCAGACCGGTTCCCTCGCGGAAGGTCGTGGAGACGACGAAGAAGATGATCAGCAGGAAGACGACGTCGACGAGAGGCGAGAGGTCGATGCTCGGCCGCCGGGCGCGCTGCGGAAGGAATCCCTGCATCAGGAACCCGCGGCCGTCACGTCCACCGCCCGCGAGGCGGTCCGGCCCGATTCGGCGTCCTGGGCGCTCCGGAGGATCTCGTGGCAGGCGCTCTCGATCTCCCGGACGAGCCGCTCCGCCCGGCTGGCGAGAACGTTGTAGGCCACCAGACTCGGGATCGCGACGGTCAGCCCGAAGGCGGTCGTCAGCAACGCCTCGGCGATCCCGGCCGACAACTGCTGGCCCAGCCCCGGTCCCACGACCGAGATCGTCCTGAAGACCTTGATCATTCCGACCACGGTGCCCAGCAGGCCGAGGAGCGGAGAGATCGAGGCGACCGTTCCGACGACGCCCAGGCCCCGCATGAGGCGCGGCGCCTCCCACCGCCCGGCGTCGGCGATCGCCTCGCGGACGGCGTCGGCCCCGTGACGCCACCAGGCGAGCCCGGCGCCCGCGATGCGCGCGAACGGCCCGCCGTCGTGGCGGCAGACCTCGCGCGCCTCCGGGATGCGCCCCTCGGCGACGAGGCCGAGCACTTGCCGGCGCGTGGTCTCCGGGATGACGCGGGAGCGGCGCAGGGCGTAGGCCCGCTCGAGCACGACCGCCAGGGCCAGCACGGAGGCGGCCAGGATCGGCCACATGACCGGGCCGCCGCGGAGGAAGAGATCGAAGACGGGTCTCACCGCTGGCGCCCTCCGCTCCGGCTCCGGCCGCCGCGACGCCGGCCGGAGCCCGCCCGGCCGGCCGACCTCCCGCGGGCCCCGGCGCGCGGCGCCGCCGCGAAGCCGGGAAGGTATCCTCTCGGCAGAGGTTCGCCCATCAGGGCTTCGATCGCCGCGATGCGCGGCCGGTCGCGGGGGACCGCCAGGCTGATCGCCTCCCCCGTCCGCTCGGCGCGCCCGGTCCGCCCGACGCGGTGGACGTAGTCTTCGGGGGAATGCGGCAGGTCATAGTTGACGACGAGATCGATGTCCGTGATGTCGATGCCGCGCGCGGCCACATCGGTCGCCACCATCACCCGGAACTCCCCGCGCTTGAAGCAGGCCATCGCGCGCTCCCGGTTGGCTTGCGAGAGCAGGCTGGACAGGCTGACCACCTCGTGCCCGTCGCGCCGCAAGCGGGAGGCGATCTCGCTCGTCGCCTCGCGCGTGGCCGTGAACACGAGGATCTTCTCCTTGCGGCGCCCGCGCAGCAGCTCGGCCAACGCGCGAGGCTTGTCCTTCTCCTCGACCTCGTACAGCGTGTGCCTGATGCCGCCCGCGACGACCGTTTCCGGCGAAACGCGCACCGTCAGCGGCTCGTAGAGGAAGCGTTTCGTCAGCTCCTCGATAGCCGGCGGCATCGTGGCGGAGAAGAGCATCGTCTGGCGCGACAGCGGAAGGCGGCCGCAGATCGTCACGACATCGTCGATGAAGCCCATGTCGAGCATCCGGTCCGCCTCGTCGAGGACCAGCCACTTCACCCACCGCGGACGCAGCGAGGCCGACGCGAGAAAGTCGATCAACCGGCCCGGCGTTCCGACGACGACGTCCGGTCCCTCGTGCAGCTGTTGCTGCTGCTCCCCCAGGGCCGTGCCGCCGTACACCACCACCGTCCGGACCCCCAGCGGCTCGCCGAGCCGGTGGGCGACCTCGCCGACCTGTCGCGCCAGCTCCCGCGTGGGGCAGACCACCAGCGCCTGCACCCGCCCTCGGGGCTCGAGCCTTTCGAGAATCGGGACGAGGAAGGCCAGCGTCTTCCCCGTGCCCGTCTGGGCCACCCCGACGATGTCCCGGCCCTCGAGCGCCGGGGGGATGCACCGCTCCTGGATCGGCGTCGGCGTGACGAAGCCGGCGTCGGCCAGCACCTTCTTCAGCGGGTCCCTGAGGGGGAAGTCGTCGAACGTCATCGAGTTCCTGATCCGGCCGGCGCCGCCAACCGGTCGGCGATCATAGCACCCCCCCCTTCCCCCCGCCGGGAGCGGGCACGGGGTCACAACCGGCCCATCCGCTTGAGCCGGCGCAGCCAGCGCTCGATCTGGCGGATGTCGTCGGCGCGCACCCGGAACACGGCGGTCACCCCTTCCCGGTCGCGCGGGAAGTCGTCGGGAAGGGGCGGCACCACGGCTCGCCGCAGGGCGGACGTCGCGGCGTCGTCTCCCGATCGGTTGGCGGAGGGGACCAGGACCTCGATCCCGCCGATCGCCCCCTTCCGTTCGATGATGAAGTGAACCACCGTGTCGAAGGCGATCTCGCCGCCCCCGCCGGCGAGTCGCTGGTCGCGCGCGATCCTCATCAGGTGGGAATCGAGCTCGCGCAACCACGCCCGGTAGATGGCGAAGTAGAGCTTCGTGGCATAGTCCGACCAGTCGTAGTCCGGGCTGTCGAAGCGGAGGTCTCCGCCGGCGAGTCCTCCCTCGAACGGAATGTCGAGATCGGGAACCGGCGGCGGCCGCACGGGGGCCGGGGCCGACGGTCCCGGCGCGGTCGACGCGGGAGGCGCGGCCGGCTCCGGGGGCAGGCCCGTCGGGGGTGCCTCTTCCTCGCGGGGGAGCTCCTCCGGCTCCGAGCCCGCGGGCGACGGCTCGGGCTCCCGCTGGGCCGACTCCGCCGCTTCCGCGGGTGCCCTTTCCGGGGACTCCTCGCGATTCTCCGGGAGGGGTTGCGGCTCGGCGCGATCCGGAGGCCGGGCGGCCTCCGCCGGGGGCGCGGGCGCGGGGCTTTCCTCGGGCGGCTCCGGCTCCGGGGTGCTCGGCGTCTCCGGCGGGGGAGGCGCGCCGGGAATCTCGCTCGGGGGAAGCTGCGGCCGGTCCGGCTCGCCCTCGATCTCGCCTTCCGAACGGAAGCCGAGAAGGCGCCGGTCGTCCGGCTCGGGCTCCTCGGCCGGCGCGGCGAGCCGCAAGGGAACGAGGAGCTCGTCCGCCGCGGCCGGCGGGGCCGCGCCCGCCCACGGCGCCAGCAGCGCGAGCGCCGCGGCGTGCAGCAGCAGGGAGATCAGCACCGTGGCGGCGTACCGCCCGAAAGCCGATGGCTCGCGGCCTTCCGCGCCGGTCCTCACGCGCCGCTCCCCGCCACCAGATCGTGGAATTCGCGCCGCCATCGCTGAACGGGCGCCTCCCGCCACTCCGGGTGGATCCGGTTCGACAGGAGAACGGCGACCAGCGGGCGGGAGGGTTCGATCCACACTGAAGTGCCGGTGAATCCCACATGCCCGAACGAGGAGGGCCCCAGCGCTCCCGCGGGGGCGGTGCGGGCGAGGCCCGACCGGAAGCCGAACGTCCGCACGTCGCCGCCGCCCCGCGCGGCCGGCCGGCGGAAGCGCTCCACTTCGCGGTCGTCGAACAGCGGGCCCGGAACCGCCAGCGCCGACGCGAGACGGTGGACCGCCTCGGCCGTCCCGAACAGTCCGGCGTTGCCGGCCGCGCCCCCCAGGAATGCCGCGTTTCCGTCATGGACCTCGCCCCTCAACGGCACGTCGTCCCGCCCGCGGGGGCATCCTCCCGCCATCGCTTCCTCGTGGCGGCGGCCGGCCTCGGTGGGCGCCGCGCGCCGCCGGAGTCCGCCGGGCAGCGGCCCGAACCGGATCTCGGTCTCGCCCAGGTCGAGAGCAGCGGCGAGGCGCTCGCGGAAGAGCTCGGCGAGCGGCCGGCCCGTCGCCCTCTCCATGGCGATGCCCGCCAGGATCGGTCCGAGACAACTGTAAACGGGAGCCTTCCCGGGGGTTCCACCGGGAGGCAGCGCCGCCACGGCCCGGGGTACATCGTCCGCGCTCCGCGCCAGCCGGTACAAGGGCGCCCATGCCGGGAGGCCGGCGCGATGGGCCATCAGGTCGGTGTAGCTGGGCGTGCGGCCGGCATACCCCTTCATCTCGGGGAGCCACCGGTCGACCGGCTCGTCGGGATCGAGAACGCCGTCGCGCGCGAGCAGCAGAAGGAGCGGCGCGGTCACCAGAGCCTTGGTCAGGCTCGCGAGGTCGTACAGCGCGTCGGGACGGGCCGGCTCCGGCGAGGGCTCGAGCGCCAAGCTCCCCGCGGCACCCCCCCACCGCGGGGCGAACGGCTCGCCGACGGCGTAGGCCGCGCCCGGCCAGTGGCCCGCGCG
This genomic window contains:
- a CDS encoding LysM peptidoglycan-binding domain-containing protein, with the translated sequence MKLVRQTWVRPAAVLAGAALLAAPALCQPSADGERIRGYVPPPTGLKLVGDHWTPYDPPTPPQGEKIYVIQKGDTLWDLAGRFYGDNYLWPVIWDANRYITYSHWIYPGDPLVVPPRPGVVGEEGLKEAEPPAAEEKAEVPAPPPPPEKPAGPVLVAAAEEEELVCLPQLVETFDPGPLTIVGSDEPERELNSPGDILFLSAGIDFGIEPGAEFVVVRSAGPVPHPQTGEPAAVYVRRLGKLRVIAVQENSATAEIVYACDAIRVGDHLVPYHETPVPMIEKVPLAKLATPKPGPTNGSVVVTLDPQATVAGTGDLVGIDLGSRAGVTAGDRILFWRDAGPTLPRKVVAQGVVLSANGGGSTVKIIESWQEVRLGDRAELL
- the rsmD gene encoding 16S rRNA (guanine(966)-N(2))-methyltransferase RsmD; the encoded protein is MRIIGGRFRGHRLAPPPRRGVRPTADPLREALFNILGDRVRARPFVDLCAGTGAVGLEALSRGAEPVLLVERARAALRTIEANLRRLGLDPRSPAVRVVRADAAIWLAGPEPARYRGAVVFLDPPYGDPSAPRLAAAVFRSGLLGSDGLLVVEHRAGEVPPAPEPLWSRTYGDAALTAYGPQPSGD
- a CDS encoding biopolymer transporter ExbD, yielding MQGFLPQRARRPSIDLSPLVDVVFLLIIFFVVSTTFREGTGLPVELPSAGTAAPAPAGPVEITLGPEGEVAVSGRRFRSFREAEPAIRAAIERAEPRRVLLRGDRQAPYEVVIAVLDLARSLEARVTLAARRPAPRRGGDR
- a CDS encoding MotA/TolQ/ExbB proton channel family protein yields the protein MRPVFDLFLRGGPVMWPILAASVLALAVVLERAYALRRSRVIPETTRRQVLGLVAEGRIPEAREVCRHDGGPFARIAGAGLAWWRHGADAVREAIADAGRWEAPRLMRGLGVVGTVASISPLLGLLGTVVGMIKVFRTISVVGPGLGQQLSAGIAEALLTTAFGLTVAIPSLVAYNVLASRAERLVREIESACHEILRSAQDAESGRTASRAVDVTAAGS
- a CDS encoding DEAD/DEAH box helicase; amino-acid sequence: MTFDDFPLRDPLKKVLADAGFVTPTPIQERCIPPALEGRDIVGVAQTGTGKTLAFLVPILERLEPRGRVQALVVCPTRELARQVGEVAHRLGEPLGVRTVVVYGGTALGEQQQQLHEGPDVVVGTPGRLIDFLASASLRPRWVKWLVLDEADRMLDMGFIDDVVTICGRLPLSRQTMLFSATMPPAIEELTKRFLYEPLTVRVSPETVVAGGIRHTLYEVEEKDKPRALAELLRGRRKEKILVFTATREATSEIASRLRRDGHEVVSLSSLLSQANRERAMACFKRGEFRVMVATDVAARGIDITDIDLVVNYDLPHSPEDYVHRVGRTGRAERTGEAISLAVPRDRPRIAAIEALMGEPLPRGYLPGFAAAPRAGARGRSAGRAGSGRRRGGRSRSGGRQR
- a CDS encoding class A beta-lactamase-related serine hydrolase; protein product: MPGGGRPRGAGAGARDPRGDHRVSVRTAPRPARLAGGGGGRDHGGVPARSPEPHPEIERWIVRHARAGHWPGAAYAVGEPFAPRWGGAAGSLALEPSPEPARPDALYDLASLTKALVTAPLLLLLARDGVLDPDEPVDRWLPEMKGYAGRTPSYTDLMAHRAGLPAWAPLYRLARSADDVPRAVAALPPGGTPGKAPVYSCLGPILAGIAMERATGRPLAELFRERLAAALDLGETEIRFGPLPGGLRRRAAPTEAGRRHEEAMAGGCPRGRDDVPLRGEVHDGNAAFLGGAAGNAGLFGTAEAVHRLASALAVPGPLFDDREVERFRRPAARGGGDVRTFGFRSGLARTAPAGALGPSSFGHVGFTGTSVWIEPSRPLVAVLLSNRIHPEWREAPVQRWRREFHDLVAGSGA